Proteins encoded within one genomic window of Deinococcus aerophilus:
- a CDS encoding asparaginase, with the protein MTGSGRVVFTRGGMDESAHTVHVAVVDGSGRQVAACGDGGLVTFPRSSSKPVQALPLALAAPELPADELAVACASHAGTPEHLAVVERLLARSGSTVNDLRCGTHPPFDPDAAAALIRRGERPTSLHHNCSGKHAGMLLACALNGWPRDGYTDPGHPLQRRIRALHAELGQAELQQVVVGTDGCSVPAFALPLHAAARTFAALAQPSGEYAGALERIFRAMTAHPFLVAGPGRLDTTLMPLVPGLVAKMGAEAFYGLGLRSTPHGPLGVAFKIMDGGERARPHVALAVLEALGIPVTPEMRALAPAPLHNWAGREVGTVRVELQLREV; encoded by the coding sequence ATGACAGGCAGCGGCAGGGTGGTGTTCACGCGGGGCGGAATGGACGAGAGCGCTCACACGGTCCACGTGGCGGTGGTGGACGGTTCAGGCCGGCAGGTGGCCGCGTGCGGTGACGGCGGTCTGGTGACCTTTCCGCGCAGCAGCAGCAAGCCGGTGCAGGCGCTGCCGCTGGCCCTGGCCGCTCCCGAGCTGCCGGCCGACGAACTCGCCGTCGCGTGCGCGAGCCACGCGGGCACCCCCGAACATCTGGCGGTGGTGGAGAGGCTGCTCGCCCGGTCGGGCAGCACAGTGAACGATCTGCGCTGCGGCACCCACCCCCCTTTCGACCCTGACGCGGCGGCCGCCCTGATCCGCCGCGGCGAACGCCCCACGTCCCTGCACCACAACTGCTCGGGCAAGCACGCCGGGATGCTGCTCGCGTGCGCCCTGAACGGGTGGCCGCGCGACGGGTATACCGACCCGGGCCACCCGCTGCAACGCCGCATCCGCGCCCTGCATGCCGAGCTGGGCCAGGCAGAGCTGCAGCAGGTGGTGGTGGGCACCGATGGCTGCAGCGTCCCGGCCTTCGCACTGCCGCTGCACGCCGCTGCCCGCACCTTCGCGGCGCTGGCCCAGCCCTCGGGCGAGTATGCCGGAGCGCTGGAACGCATCTTCAGGGCCATGACCGCCCACCCCTTTCTGGTCGCCGGACCCGGACGGCTGGACACCACGTTGATGCCCCTGGTGCCCGGTCTGGTGGCCAAGATGGGGGCCGAGGCGTTCTACGGCCTGGGGCTGCGAAGCACGCCCCACGGCCCACTGGGCGTGGCCTTCAAGATCATGGACGGCGGCGAACGGGCGCGGCCCCATGTGGCGCTGGCCGTGCTGGAGGCGCTGGGGATCCCTGTCACGCCGGAGATGCGCGCCCTGGCCCCTGCCCCCCTCCACAACTGGGCTGGCCGTGAGGTGGGGACGGTGCGGGTGGAACTCCAGCTGAGAGAGGTGTAG
- a CDS encoding peroxiredoxin-like family protein, protein MTSAASLIAPAALMPRQPVPALDVPLVSGGRYVLGQNPGDNFDLIVFYRGLHCPICAKYLLELERLSEQFAGRGVRLLALSSDGEDRARQMAEKVGGKGLEFGYGLSLETARQWGLFISTSRGVTSTGLEEPALFSEPGVFLVRPDGTLYYGSVQTMPFARPAFSDLLAAVDFALQKDYPARGEYGGEV, encoded by the coding sequence ATGACCTCTGCTGCATCCCTCATTGCTCCCGCCGCCCTGATGCCCCGCCAGCCGGTGCCTGCCCTGGACGTTCCGCTGGTCTCTGGCGGGCGGTACGTGCTCGGGCAGAATCCAGGTGACAATTTTGATCTGATCGTGTTCTACCGGGGCCTGCACTGCCCGATCTGCGCGAAGTATCTGCTGGAACTCGAGCGGCTCTCGGAGCAGTTTGCCGGGCGGGGTGTCCGCCTGCTGGCGCTCAGCAGCGATGGGGAAGACCGCGCGCGCCAGATGGCCGAGAAAGTGGGGGGCAAAGGCCTGGAGTTCGGGTATGGGCTGTCCCTGGAAACGGCGCGGCAGTGGGGCCTGTTTATCAGCACCTCGCGCGGCGTGACCTCGACCGGTCTGGAGGAACCGGCCCTGTTCAGCGAGCCCGGCGTCTTTCTGGTGCGCCCGGACGGCACGCTGTACTACGGCTCGGTCCAGACCATGCCGTTCGCCCGCCCCGCCTTCAGCGACCTGCTCGCCGCCGTAGACTTCGCGCTGCAAAAGGATTATCCGGCGCGCGGCGAGTACGGCGGCGAGGTGTAA
- the speA gene encoding biosynthetic arginine decarboxylase, with the protein MTISKPPFSTADAAELYQVPNWSGGWFRVSDKGQMEVTPGPGLHAPLRTIVDEIVERGESLPVILRFPQVITGRVRHLNESFQNAITEYGYGNHYQGVFPIKVNQRRVVVESIAAAGYDYAHGLEAGSKAELALCLAQRMHPDALLCCNGFKDDGFIKLALWGRTLGKNVVITIEKFSELDRILKQAKILGVRPAIGVRFKLHARGSGQWEESGGDQAKFGLNAYELLRVVERLKEEDMLDSLVMLHTHIGSQITDIRRVKVAVREATQTYAGLIAAGAQLKYLNVGGGLGVDYDGSKTTFYASMNYTVREYAADIVYTIQEVCKAREVPEPVIISESGRALTAHHAVLIMPVVDVTGPTRDLEDLAPADEGSHQIVKDMEDILSNITLRNYRESYNDAVGDKQTLHNLFDLGYVNLSDRARGEALFNAILRRIAKLIQSEKYVPDELEDLQKVLADKFICNFSLFQSLPDNWAIQALFPIVPLDRLSEKPTRQATIVDITCDSDGKIEKFIDLRDVKSTLPLHEPGTEPYYLGTFLMGAYQDVLGSAHNLFGKVSEAHVTVRPGGKFHIDLFVRGQKARRMIESMGYEEPMLRDAIEDQADAAIKLGILTGEQENELLEDYGEELLGYTYLEYEEG; encoded by the coding sequence GTGACGATCAGTAAACCCCCCTTTTCTACCGCCGACGCCGCCGAACTGTACCAGGTCCCCAACTGGAGCGGCGGCTGGTTCCGTGTTTCTGACAAAGGCCAGATGGAAGTGACGCCCGGCCCCGGACTGCATGCGCCGCTGCGCACCATTGTCGATGAGATTGTGGAGCGCGGCGAAAGTCTGCCGGTCATCCTGCGTTTTCCCCAGGTCATCACCGGGCGGGTCCGGCATCTGAACGAGTCTTTCCAGAATGCCATCACCGAGTACGGGTACGGCAACCACTATCAGGGTGTATTTCCCATCAAGGTCAACCAGCGCCGCGTGGTGGTGGAGTCCATCGCCGCCGCCGGCTATGACTACGCGCACGGCCTGGAAGCCGGCAGCAAGGCCGAGCTGGCCCTGTGCCTGGCCCAGCGCATGCACCCCGACGCGCTGCTGTGCTGCAACGGGTTCAAGGACGACGGCTTTATCAAGCTGGCCCTGTGGGGCCGCACGCTGGGCAAGAACGTGGTCATCACCATCGAGAAGTTCAGCGAGTTGGACCGGATTCTCAAGCAGGCCAAGATTCTGGGTGTGCGGCCCGCCATCGGCGTGCGCTTCAAGTTGCACGCACGCGGCTCCGGGCAGTGGGAGGAGTCGGGCGGGGATCAGGCCAAGTTCGGTCTGAACGCCTACGAGTTGCTGCGGGTCGTCGAGCGCCTCAAGGAAGAGGACATGCTGGACAGCCTGGTGATGCTGCACACCCACATCGGTTCGCAGATCACCGACATCCGCCGGGTCAAGGTGGCGGTCCGCGAGGCCACCCAGACGTATGCGGGCCTGATCGCGGCGGGCGCACAGCTCAAGTACCTGAACGTGGGCGGCGGCCTGGGCGTGGACTACGACGGTTCCAAGACCACCTTCTATGCCTCCATGAACTATACCGTGCGCGAGTACGCCGCCGACATCGTGTACACCATTCAGGAGGTGTGCAAGGCGCGCGAGGTGCCCGAACCCGTGATCATCAGCGAGTCGGGGCGCGCCCTGACCGCCCACCACGCGGTGCTGATCATGCCGGTGGTGGACGTGACCGGCCCCACCCGCGACCTGGAGGACCTCGCCCCGGCCGACGAGGGCAGCCACCAGATCGTCAAGGACATGGAAGACATCCTGAGCAACATCACGCTGCGCAACTACCGCGAGTCCTACAACGACGCGGTGGGCGACAAGCAGACGCTGCACAACCTCTTTGATCTGGGCTACGTCAACCTCTCGGACCGGGCGCGCGGCGAGGCGCTGTTCAACGCCATCCTGCGCCGCATCGCCAAGCTGATCCAGAGCGAGAAGTACGTGCCCGACGAACTCGAAGACCTGCAGAAGGTCCTGGCCGACAAGTTCATCTGCAACTTCAGCCTGTTCCAGAGCCTGCCCGACAACTGGGCCATCCAGGCGCTGTTTCCGATCGTGCCGCTCGACCGCCTGAGCGAGAAACCCACCCGGCAGGCGACCATCGTGGACATCACCTGCGACTCGGACGGCAAGATAGAGAAATTCATCGATCTGCGGGACGTGAAATCCACCCTTCCGCTGCACGAGCCGGGCACCGAGCCGTACTACCTGGGCACCTTCCTGATGGGCGCGTATCAGGATGTGCTGGGCAGCGCCCACAACCTGTTCGGCAAGGTCAGCGAGGCGCACGTCACGGTGCGGCCCGGCGGCAAGTTCCACATCGACCTGTTCGTGCGCGGCCAGAAGGCCCGGCGCATGATCGAATCAATGGGCTACGAGGAACCCATGCTGCGCGACGCCATCGAGGATCAGGCCGACGCCGCCATCAAGCTGGGCATCCTGACCGGCGAGCAGGAGAACGAACTGCTCGAAGACTACGGTGAGGAGCTGCTGGGCTACACCTATCTGGAATACGAGGAGGGCTGA
- a CDS encoding metallophosphoesterase — MAFSPSPHFTRRGVLRGLLGGGLGVAALGGLGVAQAYRFEVTFRRPPLGGLTRPLRVAFLTDLHYGLFIGPGSVRTWVDAATALRPDLIVLGGDQLDRRAAGPPSELLAELGRLRAPLGVFGVWGNHDCDNFGQASRLSRSRPGWAARREALRQAYLQAGITILRNEGRAVRDDVYLGGVDDLIHGTPDVAAALAGAGKRATVLVSHNPDLLPKLPQHVGLVLSGHTHGGQIRVPLLGAPVVPSRYGQRYAMGWVMGAHDTPGYVSRGLGLSGVPLRNLCAPELTLLTLTPAQT, encoded by the coding sequence ATGGCGTTTTCCCCTTCCCCCCACTTCACCCGCCGCGGCGTGCTGCGCGGCCTGCTGGGCGGCGGTCTGGGCGTGGCAGCGCTGGGCGGCCTGGGAGTGGCGCAGGCGTACCGCTTCGAGGTCACGTTCCGCCGCCCGCCGCTGGGGGGCCTGACCCGGCCCCTGCGGGTCGCCTTCCTGACCGATCTGCATTACGGGCTGTTCATCGGCCCGGGCAGCGTGCGGACCTGGGTGGATGCGGCGACTGCCCTGCGCCCCGACCTGATCGTGCTGGGCGGCGACCAGCTGGACCGCCGCGCGGCTGGTCCGCCGTCTGAGCTGCTGGCAGAGCTGGGTCGCCTGCGTGCGCCGCTGGGGGTCTTTGGCGTGTGGGGCAATCACGATTGCGACAACTTTGGTCAGGCCAGCCGCCTGAGTCGGTCCCGTCCCGGCTGGGCCGCCCGCCGGGAGGCGTTGCGGCAGGCCTATCTGCAGGCAGGCATCACCATTTTGCGTAACGAGGGCCGCGCCGTCCGGGACGATGTGTATCTGGGCGGCGTGGATGATTTGATTCATGGAACTCCCGATGTGGCCGCCGCCCTGGCCGGAGCGGGGAAGCGCGCCACCGTGCTTGTCAGCCACAACCCCGATCTGCTGCCCAAGCTGCCTCAGCACGTGGGTCTGGTGCTCAGCGGACACACCCACGGCGGCCAGATTCGTGTGCCGCTGCTCGGCGCTCCGGTGGTGCCCAGCCGCTACGGTCAGCGCTACGCGATGGGCTGGGTCATGGGCGCGCACGACACGCCCGGATATGTCAGCCGGGGTCTGGGCCTCAGCGGCGTGCCGCTGCGCAACCTGTGTGCCCCCGAACTGACCCTGCTCACGCTGACCCCCGCTCAGACCTGA
- a CDS encoding NAD(P)/FAD-dependent oxidoreductase, translated as MSLPATTADALVIGAGIMGAACAARLSERGLRVTLLEAQASPALGSTGRSAAGVRTQFTSATNILLSQHSVAEYAALPQAEYRPIGYLLLVPQTGWKAHAAGVERQQALGAPTQVLTPHEAQAILEFDTDGIHACTFGPADGVVDPHGITYAFLEQARAGGAALHLNTPVTALERRGEDWHATTPAGTFQAPLLINASGAWSGELAALAGFTLPVWPARRMVYATGPLPRPRAVPMTFDLSSGVWLRSEGQRVILGRADPADRGWREGLNWDWLPETLEPALERFPWLADAGLDRHASWWGYYEMTPDELPIVGRMPGVPGWLNACGFSGHGVMQAAAVGRVTAQEALGEPPFINVDSLRFERFGRAEAGVRDIQV; from the coding sequence ATGTCCCTCCCTGCGACCACCGCCGACGCTCTGGTCATCGGGGCCGGAATCATGGGCGCGGCCTGCGCCGCCCGCCTGAGTGAGCGTGGCCTGCGGGTCACGCTCCTCGAAGCCCAGGCGAGCCCCGCGCTGGGCTCCACAGGACGCAGCGCGGCGGGCGTGCGTACCCAGTTCACGTCCGCGACGAACATCCTGCTGTCCCAGCACAGCGTCGCCGAATACGCGGCCCTGCCCCAGGCGGAATACCGGCCCATCGGGTACCTGCTGCTCGTGCCGCAGACCGGATGGAAGGCCCACGCAGCGGGAGTGGAGCGTCAGCAGGCTCTGGGGGCACCGACCCAGGTGCTCACCCCGCACGAGGCGCAGGCCATCCTGGAATTCGATACAGACGGCATCCACGCCTGCACCTTCGGGCCGGCGGACGGCGTGGTCGACCCGCACGGCATCACCTACGCCTTTTTAGAACAGGCGCGGGCGGGCGGGGCGGCGCTGCACCTGAACACACCGGTAACCGCTCTGGAGCGGCGCGGCGAGGACTGGCACGCCACCACCCCGGCGGGAACCTTCCAGGCCCCGCTGCTGATCAACGCCTCCGGGGCGTGGTCCGGGGAGCTCGCGGCGCTGGCGGGTTTTACCCTGCCGGTCTGGCCCGCCCGGCGCATGGTCTACGCCACCGGTCCCCTGCCGCGGCCGCGTGCCGTGCCCATGACCTTCGACCTGAGCAGCGGCGTGTGGCTGCGCTCGGAAGGACAGCGGGTCATCCTGGGCCGCGCCGACCCCGCCGACCGTGGCTGGCGCGAAGGCCTGAACTGGGACTGGCTGCCCGAGACGCTGGAACCCGCCCTGGAGCGTTTTCCGTGGCTGGCCGACGCGGGGCTGGACCGCCATGCCAGCTGGTGGGGGTACTACGAGATGACCCCGGACGAACTGCCCATCGTGGGCCGCATGCCGGGCGTACCCGGCTGGCTCAACGCCTGCGGCTTTTCCGGCCACGGGGTGATGCAGGCCGCCGCAGTGGGCCGGGTGACCGCGCAGGAGGCCCTGGGCGAGCCGCCGTTCATCAATGTGGACTCCCTGCGCTTCGAACGCTTCGGGCGCGCGGAGGCCGGGGTCCGGGACATTCAGGTCTGA
- a CDS encoding metallophosphoesterase: MTAQALGRQIVVIPDLHGRPDLLDAAIRQFPQAHFVSLGDAIDRGPNSLRAVETLLTLQAEGRATLLMGNHERMAQEGLKWYRRYQGTHDLGDYRKAMEGYRWWMQAGGESVRHEAGGLTLERFPELLETYLQDLRRVVYVTADGAIHDAAPQEPSVLISHAAPPVSHPQHPNPESAALWLRPFEGPFSMAAGVEYSIHGHTPVPVPTRLGRHLYIDLGAYETGRLAVADLRLNGPPEVTVLCGRGEPGRGRRYTRFGEPLPVRAVDLPGAPLR; the protein is encoded by the coding sequence GTGACTGCTCAGGCCCTGGGCCGGCAGATCGTGGTGATTCCCGACCTGCACGGCCGCCCCGATCTGCTGGACGCCGCCATACGGCAGTTTCCGCAGGCCCATTTCGTGAGTCTGGGCGACGCCATTGACCGCGGGCCTAACAGCCTGCGGGCCGTGGAGACCTTGCTCACCCTGCAGGCCGAGGGCCGCGCGACGCTGCTGATGGGCAACCACGAGCGCATGGCCCAGGAGGGCCTGAAATGGTACCGCCGTTATCAGGGCACCCACGACCTGGGGGATTACCGCAAGGCCATGGAAGGCTACCGCTGGTGGATGCAGGCGGGCGGCGAGAGCGTGCGCCACGAGGCGGGCGGCCTGACCCTGGAGCGGTTTCCGGAACTGCTCGAGACCTACCTGCAGGACCTGCGCCGGGTGGTATACGTCACCGCCGACGGAGCCATTCACGACGCCGCGCCGCAGGAGCCCAGCGTGCTGATCTCACACGCCGCGCCCCCGGTCAGCCACCCGCAGCACCCCAATCCTGAGTCGGCGGCGCTGTGGCTGCGACCCTTTGAGGGCCCGTTCTCCATGGCCGCGGGCGTGGAATACAGCATTCACGGCCACACACCGGTGCCCGTCCCCACGCGCCTGGGCCGACACCTGTACATCGACCTGGGGGCCTACGAGACCGGCCGGCTGGCCGTGGCCGACCTGCGGCTGAACGGTCCCCCTGAGGTCACGGTGCTGTGCGGACGCGGTGAGCCCGGACGGGGCCGTCGCTACACCCGTTTCGGTGAGCCGCTGCCGGTGCGGGCGGTGGATCTGCCCGGCGCTCCCCTGCGCTGA